DNA sequence from the Plodia interpunctella isolate USDA-ARS_2022_Savannah chromosome 19, ilPloInte3.2, whole genome shotgun sequence genome:
gacaaatcacacagatagagctagccccaaagtaagttcgagacttgcgttatgagatactaactcaacgatactatattttataacaaatacatatatagataaacatccaagacccccgggtcttggatgttcagtcagaaaaagatcattttccatcatgacccgaccggggatcgaacccggaacctctcggttcagtggcaagaaccttaccactgcgccaccgaggtcgttatcacatataatattttgtgtactTATTAGTTTGTAAGATAGAAGatgaattatgataatttgtaTCTTctttgctttcggtgaaggaaaacatcgcatGAGAAAACAGTCTAAGTGCGGTATATGTCGGTAGGTAATCGTAAAAgtcctttaaaaaaatctgacaccacaCTCGATGAAAGTCACCACTTCGTATCGTCGGCATCCCTGATTTTTgattatgatatattattagattagattatattctaaatctGTATCTTCAAACGCCTCGTCCAAAATCTTCGATTTACGATcttaatgtacctatatttcatgtgacatgtatgtataatgccagctaaacattatatatttattatcgcGATACAACACTGCTGGTTAATAAACACTCTCAAAACTAACAAACTGTGCAATGTTCTTACATTCGCggcttaataataataataggtaatagtttatttcagatttcaaTCAATAcgcgattttgaaaataaaacaaaaattaaacatgtaaCATACAATAACATGTCCTTGTTATTCCAGAACCGACTCTGTCGTCAACGCGCACGGAGTTGGTGCACATGGCTGGCGAGAGCATGACCTTGAGTTGCTCCATCCAGTCTCCAATCAGGTACTGCTACTTCAGGGCGCCCAACGGCAGGACCTACAGCGTTTCTCCAGGTCAGTTTACTTTACAAACTGTTTGTGTGTCCCACTAGTATATAGTAAGTtacactatattatatataatatagtgtaacttataaaacgtaggtacataaattacTACAACATTGTTTGATTCCTTATTTtgaaccacgcaacggatttgcGGTTTCATTTATTACTCGACTGCAAAGGAAGGAAGCatcttgtatgtatgtaatattctttattacttCATATCTCCAAAACTGTTGAACGGATTTACATATCGTTACATTCGTCTTAGTTGCCCGAGTGTTCTTAAATAGgtgacgttaaaaaaaacaaacatggaGGTCATTGGACTTGGtgaaaaacgttttttttttcggataCTACAATATAGGTATCAAATTAAAGCTCAACGCTACGATTCTTAAGCAGGCgggtttattgtttttagaaattttgctTGTTAAGCCAATTTATTCCCGAATGTTTATAGCCCACGTGCGAAGCCGGCCCGGGTCGCTAGtaaataatcaatatatataaaactcttccgttactgactGTCTGACAGACAGCGTACCTACAgccaaaactactgggcgtaggaagctgaaatttggcatgtaggttccctggggagtgtaggggagcactaaaaAGGGATATCcttaaattcccacgggaaacggatttttactcataCGCGAAGTTgtgggtaaaagctagtagtcTATATATTTTCAGCCAGCAACACGGACGAGTTCGAATACGTCGGCGCGGGTCTCGACTCAGGCGAATGCGGCATCAGGTTCAACAGGCTGCTGTCGCAGGAGGAGGGGCACTGGCCCGCGGGCCGCTGGAGCTGCCACGTGGGGCTGCCCGATGAGACTGAGGCCGAACAGAGGGTCAACATGCAAGTCCAGATTAATCGTAAGTTCTTTATTTTCGGCAGTCCATTGAAAAACGGTGCTTTATTGCAATTAAATTGAAGAAGCGGTGCTTTATTTAGTTGCACCTGTGATCGAAACGTCCCAAGTTCTAATCCTATTCGAACTCGTAAAAGTcaagtcagatgcctttaagcgaTTTGACTAAAATCTGACACctgtgttagcaataacacacgaGATAAGAAAGGAGTGGTAAAGTCTATGAATAGTACAAAACCAAAATTTGTGTcatttcaataacaaataaaatggacAAGATTGATTGATGAATGTTGCCAGCTACAAAGAGCACAAAAGCGCCATTtactttctattatttatagcatacaaattgtattaaaaatttttataaacataattttaaaatttccagGCCCCATCGAAGTTAGCCAGTACCTAAACTCTGCGAGTGACCTAGTGATGGAAGCTGATGTGTTCCAACAGCAAGCCGTGGAGTACTGTCGCTATGTACGCATTGATGGATTTGGTAAGAGTTtacatctctctctctctctctcatcagaGCTTTCTCCTGGTTTCAGCTgatgagcgtcggagcccagccGTGCTCAATCTACACGATGTGattgaaatataaagatttagaTTGGTCAGTTAGCCCTATCCAATAGCATAATCCAGTTGTAAGATATCATAAGGTTATCTGTTCGgtaacctactaatattataaatgcaaaagtttgtgaggttgttactctttcacgcaaaatcttctggacggattgttatgaaatttggtaacacgggtagaatataacctggaataaatacatattttatcccaaaattcccacggaacgaagccccgaggcgcagcttGTTGTAGGTACATATGACCCGACAGGCcacaaatatacttttaattacaTCATATTTTGTAGATGCAACAAAATATTGGACTATCACAGACTTTCAATAAGCGGTGTGAAGCTGAGAGTTCTGGTCCATAGGTTCATATTAATTTGACGTCCCTACCTCAGGTTTTACGTCAGCAACTCTCCCCGAGTCTCGCTACTCGTCCACCGAGCAGCGCGCGCGCGGGCACTGCGGGCTCCACATCTCCGGCCCCACCATCCTGGACCTCCACCCATGGACTATTGCTGCCAAGATTGTGGGCAGGGAAGAGGAGGTTCTAGATATCACCAACCATAGCATGAATGTACCTTCCGAGCCTGAAACTACTGCATCGAGTAAGtgtgtttaatttcattttatcctCGGCTGGGACGCTCAGGATCCTTGTTAAAATGAGTTGTGATTTTACGAGCGGCCACCTATCCTATGTCAACCTTTGGGAATACAAATGAATAATGAGGTAaagaaatagaatattttgatatatattatatggcCAAGGTAGCTAATCTTtatatggatttgttataactttatttactaagATAGTACAATAGCGGATtaaaagcattctctaccagtcaatcCCTGTGTCTCATCCTCGGCTAGGTGACGCGACGCCCCAGTCtttatgtgaatattttttaatctagcCTGTGGATGCTtctgtcccactgctgggcaaaatcCTTTATATCCCAATGTGTTGATATAGGCCTCTCAATTTATACCAATTACCTCCAAGAGGTCTTAGgtgaaaatagttttgaacGGGAAAGAGGCGGATTTATGTATTAACGAAAATATGTTCCAGGAAACAACGTCTGGATCTGGTGCACTGCAACCATTTCCGGAGCGATTCTGATCGCCGCGGCCATCATGTTTATCCCGTCCAAGAACAGGGCCCGCGCCAACTCCTGGAAGAACAGCCTTCGCGCCAGCCTCACCAAGAAGCCCCTACCAGCTGATTCTGCGCCTAACTCCACCCCACCCGCTATGAGCgcgtgaaattaaaaaaaatatgtaaagtttttaaaaaatcacgcCATCCGCCTTAGAGCGTGAAATTAAGTGAAATACCTctctaacataaaaatatttctgactATATACTTGATATTAAACGcattttacatttatctttgtttttttttaccgtCACATCTTGGGTctgtcaaattatattatctcagtggggtattatgtaatctgagTCTCACACTTGGTATTATTaaacgtattttaattattaatttgaaatttaatttcgtttCTGAAGTTGTTTccatgtaataattttaggcCGTATCT
Encoded proteins:
- the LOC128678104 gene encoding uncharacterized protein LOC128678104, whose product is MARFELTHTLFHILAGAIAVSSLEATSSADTLSEQWEATSIVLPRGRPVNQTLGPETSVYCKLTDPTQRVVFEGHGRCNLVLDRVTNNHAGIWVMDVGLQGNMLTTTYRITALVRGTGDKPTVSTYVAKEQPEVTLKCSVPVEYEVKSCLFQDPTGRVIMSTEGASEDRYISSGSGTTVSGGVTMHECGLRITDPAVSDLGIWRCAVETEQDVYYGFLTVLCPWSMQDPDIAAAVVSEPTLSSTRTELVHMAGESMTLSCSIQSPIRYCYFRAPNGRTYSVSPASNTDEFEYVGAGLDSGECGIRFNRLLSQEEGHWPAGRWSCHVGLPDETEAEQRVNMQVQINRPIEVSQYLNSASDLVMEADVFQQQAVEYCRYVRIDGFGFTSATLPESRYSSTEQRARGHCGLHISGPTILDLHPWTIAAKIVGREEEVLDITNHSMNVPSEPETTASRNNVWIWCTATISGAILIAAAIMFIPSKNRARANSWKNSLRASLTKKPLPADSAPNSTPPAMSA